A region of Streptomyces paludis DNA encodes the following proteins:
- a CDS encoding gamma-glutamyl-gamma-aminobutyrate hydrolase family protein — protein sequence MKPLIGVSTYLEASAAWGTWELPAALLPTGYHRLVQRSGGLAALLPPDGDPEAAAAVVARLDGLVIAGGPDVEPVRYGADRDPRTGPPACERDAWELALIDAALAAGTPLLGICRGMQLLNVALGGTLVQHLDGHTSGTPGRFGEHPVKPVPGTLYNDLIPTELTVPTHHHQHVDRLGKGLTASAYATDGTVEAVELAGPGFTLGVQWHPEMGEDVRVMTALVQASAPPG from the coding sequence ATGAAGCCGCTCATCGGCGTCAGCACGTATCTGGAGGCGTCCGCCGCCTGGGGCACCTGGGAGCTGCCCGCGGCGCTGCTGCCCACCGGCTACCACCGGCTCGTCCAGCGCTCCGGCGGCCTGGCCGCGCTGCTCCCGCCGGACGGCGACCCCGAAGCCGCCGCGGCGGTCGTCGCGCGGCTCGACGGCCTGGTCATCGCGGGCGGCCCCGACGTCGAGCCCGTACGGTACGGAGCCGACCGCGACCCCCGCACCGGCCCCCCGGCCTGCGAGCGGGACGCCTGGGAACTCGCCCTGATCGACGCGGCCCTCGCCGCCGGCACTCCCCTGCTGGGCATCTGCCGCGGCATGCAGCTCCTCAACGTGGCCCTCGGCGGAACGCTGGTCCAGCACCTCGACGGCCACACCTCCGGCACCCCCGGCCGCTTCGGCGAACACCCCGTAAAGCCGGTCCCCGGCACGCTCTACAACGACCTCATCCCCACGGAACTCACCGTCCCGACCCACCACCACCAACACGTCGACCGCCTGGGCAAGGGCCTGACGGCGTCGGCGTACGCGACGGACGGGACGGTCGAGGCGGTGGAACTGGCGGGACCGGGCTTTACGCTCGGCGTGCAGTGGCACCCGGAGATGGGCGAGGACGTGCGGGTAATGACAGCCCTGGTCCAAGCGTCTGCGCCTCCCGGCTAG
- the eat gene encoding ethanolamine permease yields MSDGTEALTPPAPAADGAEQRDTDYLKRRALRRGSAGWLLLTGLGVAYVVSGDFSGWNIGLSEGGFGGLAIAMVLMGVMYACLVFSLAELSAILPTAGGGYGFARRALGTWGGFLTGTAILIEYILAPAAISIFIGEYVESLHLFGLTAGWPVYLACFVIFIGIHLWGVGEALRFSLVVTAVAVAALLIFAVGAFTEFDASGLNDIPADPNAFGSNSWLPFGLLGIWAAFPFGMWFFLGVEGVPLAAEEAKDPVRSMPKALSISMAVLVLLALITFFAATGARGSAAVQEAGNPLVVALQGDGGPTPLSRFVNYAGLAGLVASFFSLIYAGSRQLFALSRAGYLPRFLSLTSSRKAPYLGLLIPGAIGFALAAATGDGGRMLNVAVFGATISYSLMALSHLVLRRREPDLPRPYRTPGGQLTSGVALVLALSALVATFLVDKEAAFIALGVYAVALAYFTFYSRHRLVAAAPEEEFAALAAAEAELERDR; encoded by the coding sequence ATGTCCGACGGCACCGAAGCGCTCACCCCACCGGCCCCCGCGGCCGACGGCGCCGAGCAGCGGGACACCGACTATCTGAAACGCCGGGCGCTGCGGCGCGGCAGCGCGGGCTGGCTGCTGCTCACCGGCCTCGGTGTCGCCTACGTCGTCTCCGGAGACTTCTCGGGCTGGAACATCGGCCTCTCCGAAGGCGGCTTCGGCGGTCTCGCGATCGCCATGGTGCTGATGGGGGTGATGTACGCCTGTCTGGTCTTCTCGCTCGCCGAACTCTCCGCCATCCTGCCCACGGCCGGCGGCGGCTACGGCTTCGCCCGGCGCGCGCTCGGCACCTGGGGCGGCTTCCTCACCGGCACGGCGATCCTCATCGAGTACATCCTGGCGCCGGCCGCGATCTCCATCTTCATCGGCGAGTATGTCGAGTCGCTTCATCTCTTCGGGCTGACCGCCGGCTGGCCGGTCTATCTCGCCTGCTTCGTGATCTTCATAGGCATCCATCTCTGGGGTGTCGGCGAGGCGCTGCGCTTCAGCCTGGTGGTGACGGCCGTCGCGGTGGCGGCGCTGCTGATCTTCGCGGTCGGCGCGTTCACCGAGTTCGACGCGAGCGGCCTCAACGACATCCCGGCCGACCCGAACGCGTTCGGCTCGAACTCCTGGCTGCCGTTCGGGCTGCTGGGCATCTGGGCGGCCTTCCCCTTCGGGATGTGGTTCTTCCTCGGTGTGGAGGGCGTACCGCTGGCGGCCGAGGAGGCCAAGGACCCGGTGCGCTCCATGCCCAAGGCGCTGTCGATCTCCATGGCCGTGCTCGTCCTGCTCGCGCTGATCACCTTCTTCGCGGCGACGGGGGCGCGCGGCTCGGCCGCCGTCCAGGAAGCGGGAAACCCGCTGGTGGTCGCGCTCCAGGGGGACGGTGGCCCGACCCCGCTGAGCCGCTTCGTGAACTACGCCGGACTGGCCGGTCTCGTCGCATCCTTCTTCTCCCTCATCTACGCCGGCTCCCGGCAGCTGTTCGCGCTCTCCCGCGCGGGCTATCTCCCCCGGTTCCTCTCCCTGACCAGCTCCCGCAAAGCCCCCTATCTGGGTCTTCTCATCCCGGGCGCGATCGGTTTCGCACTGGCCGCGGCCACCGGGGACGGCGGCCGGATGCTGAACGTCGCGGTGTTCGGCGCGACCATCTCGTACTCCCTGATGGCCCTCTCCCACCTCGTCCTGCGCCGCCGCGAGCCGGACCTCCCCCGCCCCTACCGCACCCCCGGCGGCCAGCTCACCTCCGGCGTGGCGCTCGTCCTGGCGCTGTCCGCGCTGGTCGCGACGTTCCTCGTCGACAAGGAAGCCGCGTTCATCGCCCTGGGCGTCTATGCCGTCGCCCTCGCCTACTTCACCTTCTACAGTCGGCACCGGCTGGTGGCCGCCGCTCCGGAGGAGGAGTTCGCGGCCCTGGCCGCGGCGGAGGCCGAACTCGAACGGGACCGCTGA
- a CDS encoding glutamine synthetase family protein, with protein MADRTPPLSVEELRVLVESGEIDTVVLAFPDMQGRLQGKRFAAPFFLDDVLENGTEGCNYLLAVDTDMNTVDGYEMSSWDRGYGDFAMRPDLSTLRRVPWNEGTAMLVADLAWHDGSPVVAAPRQILRRQLERLAEHGFTAHVGTELEFIVFKDTYEQAWDSHYRGLTPANQYNVDYSVLGTGRVEPLLRRIRNEMATAGLTVESAKGECNPGQHEIAFKYDEALVTCDQHAIYKTGAKEIASQEGVSLTFMAKFNEREGNSCHIHLSLQDAAGTNVMAGDGPGGMSPVMRHFLAGQLAALRDFSLLYAPTINSYKRFQPGSFAPTAVAWGYDNRTCSLRVVGHGRSLRFENRLPGGDVNPHLAVAGLIAAGLYGIEHQLELPEECAGNAYSAGYEQVPTTLHEAAALWENSPIARAAFGDEVVAHYRNMARVEVEAFDAAVTDWELRRSFERL; from the coding sequence GTGGCAGACCGCACACCCCCGCTCAGCGTCGAGGAACTGCGTGTCCTCGTCGAGAGCGGCGAGATCGACACCGTCGTCCTTGCCTTCCCCGACATGCAGGGCCGCCTCCAGGGCAAGCGGTTCGCCGCACCGTTCTTCCTCGACGACGTTCTGGAGAACGGCACCGAGGGCTGCAACTACCTGCTCGCCGTCGACACCGACATGAACACCGTCGACGGCTACGAGATGTCCTCCTGGGACCGCGGCTACGGCGACTTCGCGATGCGCCCCGACCTCTCCACCCTGCGCCGCGTCCCCTGGAACGAGGGCACGGCGATGCTCGTCGCCGACCTCGCCTGGCACGACGGCTCGCCCGTGGTCGCCGCCCCCCGGCAGATCCTCCGCCGCCAGCTGGAGCGCCTCGCCGAACACGGCTTCACCGCCCACGTCGGCACGGAGCTGGAGTTCATCGTCTTCAAGGACACCTACGAACAGGCATGGGACAGCCACTACCGCGGCCTGACCCCCGCCAACCAGTACAACGTCGACTACTCCGTCCTCGGCACCGGACGCGTTGAACCCCTGCTGCGCCGGATCCGCAACGAGATGGCCACCGCCGGACTGACCGTCGAGTCCGCCAAGGGCGAGTGCAACCCCGGCCAGCACGAGATCGCCTTCAAGTACGACGAGGCCCTCGTCACCTGCGACCAGCACGCCATCTACAAGACCGGCGCCAAGGAGATCGCCTCGCAGGAGGGCGTCTCGCTCACCTTCATGGCCAAGTTCAACGAGCGCGAGGGCAACTCCTGTCATATCCACCTCTCGCTCCAGGACGCGGCCGGCACCAACGTCATGGCCGGTGACGGACCCGGCGGCATGTCGCCCGTGATGCGCCACTTCCTCGCCGGCCAGCTCGCCGCGCTCCGCGACTTCTCGCTGCTCTACGCGCCCACCATCAACTCGTACAAACGCTTCCAGCCCGGCTCCTTCGCGCCCACCGCCGTCGCCTGGGGCTACGACAACCGCACCTGCTCGCTGCGCGTCGTCGGCCACGGCCGCTCCCTGCGCTTCGAGAACCGGCTGCCCGGCGGGGACGTCAACCCGCACCTCGCCGTCGCCGGCCTGATCGCCGCCGGACTGTACGGCATCGAGCACCAGCTCGAACTCCCCGAGGAGTGCGCCGGAAACGCCTACAGCGCCGGCTACGAGCAGGTCCCCACCACCCTCCACGAGGCCGCCGCCCTCTGGGAGAACAGCCCCATCGCCCGCGCCGCCTTCGGCGACGAAGTGGTCGCGCACTACCGCAACATGGCGCGCGTCGAAGTGGAGGCATTCGACGCCGCGGTGACCGACTGGGAGCTTCGCCGCTCCTTCGAACGTCTGTGA
- a CDS encoding LysR family transcriptional regulator: protein MTDPVPAVPLSHRVPDLGALELLLAVARLGSLGRAARETGISQPAASSRIRSMERQLGVALVDRSPRGSRLTDAGTLVTDWARRVVEAAEAFDAGAQALRGRRDSRLRVAASMTIAEYLLPRWLIALRRERPDTAVSLHAGNSLAVAERLLAHEADLGFVEGLATPDGLDSAVIGHDRLLVVTAPGHPWAHRRTPLDPAELARTPLILRETGSGTRQVLDAGLTPYGGLADPLLELASTTALKAAAVSGAGPCVLSELAVVDELAAHRLVSVPVAGIRLRRDLRAVWPTGSRPAGPARDLLSLTRGTSR from the coding sequence ATGACAGATCCCGTGCCCGCCGTTCCGCTCTCCCACCGGGTGCCCGACCTCGGCGCGCTGGAGCTGCTCCTCGCCGTCGCCCGCCTCGGCAGCCTCGGCCGGGCCGCCCGCGAGACGGGCATCAGCCAGCCCGCCGCCAGCAGCCGGATCCGGTCGATGGAGCGACAGCTCGGGGTGGCCCTGGTCGACCGCTCCCCGCGCGGCTCCCGGCTCACCGACGCCGGGACGCTGGTCACCGACTGGGCCCGCCGGGTCGTGGAGGCCGCCGAGGCGTTCGACGCGGGAGCGCAGGCACTGCGGGGCCGCCGGGACTCCCGGCTGCGGGTCGCCGCCAGCATGACGATCGCCGAGTACCTGCTGCCCCGCTGGCTGATCGCGCTCCGCCGGGAACGGCCCGACACCGCGGTCTCGCTCCACGCGGGCAACTCCCTCGCCGTCGCCGAGCGCCTCCTCGCCCACGAGGCCGACCTCGGCTTCGTCGAGGGCCTCGCCACGCCGGACGGGCTCGACTCCGCCGTCATCGGCCACGACCGGCTCCTCGTCGTCACCGCGCCCGGCCATCCATGGGCCCACCGCCGTACCCCGCTCGACCCGGCGGAGCTGGCCCGTACACCGCTCATCCTCCGCGAGACCGGCTCCGGCACCCGGCAGGTCCTCGACGCCGGGCTCACCCCGTACGGCGGCCTCGCCGACCCCCTCCTCGAACTGGCCTCCACCACGGCGCTGAAGGCCGCGGCGGTGAGCGGGGCGGGTCCGTGCGTGCTCAGCGAACTGGCGGTGGTCGACGAACTGGCCGCGCACCGCTTGGTCAGCGTGCCGGTGGCGGGCATCCGCCTCCGCCGCGACTTGCGCGCGGTCTGGCCTACGGGGAGCCGCCCGGCGGGGCCGGCACGCGACTTGCTGTCGCTGACCCGGGGCACCTCCCGGTGA
- a CDS encoding FadR/GntR family transcriptional regulator produces MDPTEADRLAPVLRPVRAGNGFEEALEQILRVVRLGLVASGERLPAERELADRLRISRVTLREVLKVLQDQGLLESRRGRYGGTFVRPRPDAAAPGAEEELRRRGASVDIEDVLRFREVLEVGAAGLCAAEGLTGERADRLRSALAATRDAPLAEYRRLDTLLHLTLAELAGSATLTEQYAAVRASVNDLLDCIPLLVRNLEHSQRQHAALVEAVLDGDADGAREIAREHCGGTAALLRGFLT; encoded by the coding sequence ATGGACCCGACGGAAGCGGACCGTCTGGCTCCGGTTCTGCGGCCCGTCCGGGCGGGGAACGGTTTCGAGGAGGCGCTGGAGCAGATCCTCCGGGTCGTCCGGCTCGGACTGGTCGCCAGCGGCGAACGTCTGCCCGCCGAAAGGGAGTTGGCGGACCGGCTGCGGATCAGCCGGGTGACCCTGCGCGAAGTGCTCAAGGTCCTCCAGGACCAGGGGCTGCTGGAGAGCCGGCGCGGCAGATACGGCGGCACCTTCGTCCGGCCGCGGCCGGACGCGGCGGCGCCCGGCGCCGAGGAGGAGCTGCGGCGCCGGGGGGCGAGCGTGGACATCGAGGACGTGCTGCGCTTCCGCGAGGTGCTGGAGGTCGGCGCCGCGGGGCTGTGCGCGGCGGAGGGGCTGACCGGCGAGCGGGCGGACCGGCTGCGCTCCGCGCTGGCCGCAACCCGCGACGCTCCGCTGGCGGAGTACCGGCGGCTGGACACGCTGCTCCACCTGACCCTCGCCGAGCTGGCCGGCTCGGCGACCCTGACCGAGCAGTACGCGGCCGTCCGGGCATCGGTCAACGACCTGCTGGACTGCATCCCGCTGCTCGTGCGGAACCTGGAGCACTCGCAGCGGCAGCACGCGGCGCTCGTCGAGGCGGTGCTCGACGGGGACGCGGACGGCGCGCGCGAGATCGCCCGCGAGCACTGCGGCGGTACGGCGGCGCTGCTGCGCGGGTTCCTGACCTGA
- a CDS encoding SLAC1 family transporter, which yields MVTTDALRHFGPHWYAPVMGTAVVATAGAALGSGPRAVYGAVWALSAVLLVLVPAARAGHWRHHPGQARAHLLDPAVAPFYGCLAMAPLAVGTATLTVGRDVLGGRAALAVAAVLFGAGTLLGLVVAVTVPYLIAVRHRPAVADVSPVWLLPVVAPMVSAASAPLLVPYLPAGQWRAALLFGGYGLFGVSLLATLALLPLILARLLLGGPPPLALTPALFLVLGPLGQSVTAVHQLAGAAVGTPYAGVLAALAVGYGVPVLGFALFWLALAAALVVRAVRRGMRFSMTWWAFTFPVGTCVTGAAGLGRRTGLVALEWLAVALFALLVAAWAVAAWCTLRGLLRGALPAAAGAATGVGAGVPARARTA from the coding sequence ATGGTCACCACGGACGCGCTGCGGCATTTCGGGCCCCACTGGTACGCGCCGGTGATGGGCACGGCCGTCGTCGCGACCGCGGGCGCCGCGCTGGGGTCCGGTCCGCGGGCGGTGTACGGGGCGGTGTGGGCGCTGTCGGCGGTGCTTCTCGTGCTCGTGCCGGCCGCCCGCGCCGGGCACTGGCGCCACCATCCCGGCCAGGCCCGCGCGCATCTCCTCGATCCGGCGGTGGCGCCGTTCTACGGGTGTCTCGCGATGGCGCCGCTGGCCGTCGGCACGGCCACGCTCACCGTGGGCCGGGATGTGCTGGGCGGGCGGGCGGCGCTGGCCGTGGCCGCGGTGCTGTTCGGCGCGGGGACGCTGCTGGGGCTCGTGGTGGCGGTGACGGTTCCGTATCTGATCGCCGTGCGCCACCGGCCGGCGGTGGCGGACGTGTCGCCGGTCTGGCTGCTGCCGGTGGTGGCGCCGATGGTCTCGGCGGCGTCCGCGCCGCTTCTGGTGCCGTATCTGCCGGCCGGCCAGTGGCGCGCGGCGCTGCTGTTCGGCGGGTACGGGCTGTTCGGGGTGAGTCTGCTCGCCACGCTGGCGCTGCTGCCGCTGATCCTGGCCCGGCTGCTGCTGGGCGGGCCGCCGCCGCTCGCGCTGACCCCGGCGCTCTTCCTGGTGCTGGGCCCGCTGGGGCAGTCGGTGACCGCGGTCCATCAGCTGGCGGGCGCCGCCGTGGGCACGCCGTACGCGGGGGTGCTCGCGGCGCTCGCCGTGGGGTACGGGGTGCCGGTGCTGGGGTTCGCGCTGTTCTGGCTGGCGCTGGCGGCGGCGCTGGTGGTCCGGGCCGTACGGCGCGGGATGCGGTTCTCGATGACGTGGTGGGCGTTCACGTTCCCGGTGGGTACGTGTGTGACGGGCGCGGCGGGGCTGGGGCGGCGCACGGGGCTGGTGGCGCTGGAGTGGCTGGCGGTGGCGCTCTTCGCGCTGCTGGTGGCGGCCTGGGCGGTGGCGGCGTGGTGCACCCTGCGCGGGCTGCTCCGCGGCGCGCTCCCGGCGGCGGCCGGCGCGGCGACCGGGGTGGGTGCCGGGGTGCCGGCCCGCGCCCGTACTGCCTGA
- a CDS encoding helix-turn-helix domain-containing protein, with protein MDDKEALRVGAAVRRRRRSLGMTLAAVAARSGLSVPFLSQIENERARPSTRSLERVADALETTPAQLHAAADSARTVDVVRAPDAAGPGVRRVVRGGHQLNAKEFTGEQDTGREYQHRNDEIMYIADGAAEVEAEGRAYRLERGDTLYLSGGVRHRWRATEPGTRILVVAVAEHIDATVDPRRP; from the coding sequence ATGGACGACAAGGAAGCGCTCAGGGTGGGCGCGGCCGTCCGCAGGCGGCGCAGGTCCCTGGGGATGACGCTGGCGGCGGTCGCCGCCCGCAGCGGGCTGTCCGTGCCCTTCCTCAGCCAGATCGAGAACGAGCGCGCCCGGCCGAGCACCCGCTCCCTGGAACGGGTCGCGGACGCCCTGGAGACCACCCCCGCCCAGCTGCACGCCGCCGCCGACTCGGCCCGTACGGTCGATGTCGTACGGGCCCCGGACGCCGCCGGACCCGGGGTGCGCCGGGTGGTCCGCGGCGGGCACCAGCTCAACGCCAAGGAGTTCACCGGCGAGCAGGACACCGGCCGGGAGTACCAGCACCGCAACGACGAGATCATGTACATCGCCGACGGCGCCGCCGAGGTCGAGGCCGAGGGCCGCGCCTACCGGCTGGAGCGCGGCGACACGCTCTACCTCTCCGGCGGGGTACGCCACCGCTGGCGCGCCACCGAGCCCGGCACCCGCATCCTGGTCGTCGCCGTCGCCGAACACATCGACGCGACGGTCGACCCCCGGCGCCCGTAA
- a CDS encoding quaternary amine ABC transporter ATP-binding protein, which produces MSRLQAEHLYKVFGRRPDEAVTKLKNGTNRDELRTDGTTAAVIDASFTVEPGQIFVVMGLSGSGKSTLLRMLNGLLEPTAGQVLFDGQDLTALSPQDLRHVRSTKISMVFQHFALFPHRSVLENAGYGLEVQGVTREERDRRAAEALELTGLGGWESSWPDELSGGMQQRVGLARALATDADLLLMDESFSALDPLIRRDMQDQLLQLQKRLKKTIVFITHDLNEAMRLGDRIAVMRDGEIVQLGTAEDILVTPANDYVASFTQDVDRSRVLTAGAIMADPDTVIGTRTEGGEELRTAQDVIDAAPAVVPESTPIIDLFTPCSTSGVAVAVVDDEGALLGVVPRARLLAVLGEPMKPADAGAPAGTPAAQGKQDKAVARA; this is translated from the coding sequence GTGTCCAGGCTGCAAGCCGAACACCTGTACAAGGTTTTCGGCAGACGACCCGACGAAGCAGTGACGAAGCTCAAGAACGGCACCAACCGTGACGAGCTGCGCACCGACGGTACGACCGCCGCGGTGATCGACGCCTCGTTCACGGTCGAGCCCGGTCAGATCTTCGTGGTGATGGGCCTCTCCGGGTCCGGCAAGTCCACGTTGCTGCGCATGCTCAACGGACTGCTGGAGCCGACCGCCGGCCAGGTCCTCTTCGACGGCCAGGACCTCACGGCCCTGAGCCCGCAGGATCTGCGCCATGTCCGCTCCACCAAGATCAGCATGGTCTTCCAGCACTTCGCGCTCTTCCCGCACCGCAGCGTGCTGGAGAACGCCGGATACGGCCTCGAAGTGCAGGGAGTGACCCGCGAGGAGCGCGACCGCCGCGCCGCCGAGGCCCTGGAGCTGACCGGCCTGGGCGGCTGGGAGTCGTCCTGGCCGGACGAGCTGTCCGGCGGTATGCAGCAGCGCGTCGGGCTCGCCCGCGCGCTCGCCACCGACGCCGACCTGCTCCTCATGGACGAGTCCTTCAGCGCGCTCGACCCGCTGATCCGCCGCGACATGCAGGATCAGCTGCTCCAGCTCCAGAAACGGCTCAAGAAGACCATCGTGTTCATCACCCACGACCTCAACGAGGCCATGCGCCTCGGCGACCGGATCGCGGTCATGCGCGACGGCGAGATCGTCCAGCTGGGTACCGCCGAGGACATCCTCGTCACCCCGGCCAACGACTACGTCGCCTCCTTCACCCAGGACGTCGACCGCTCCCGGGTGCTCACCGCCGGCGCGATCATGGCCGACCCCGACACCGTCATCGGCACCCGTACCGAGGGCGGCGAGGAACTCCGTACCGCCCAGGACGTCATCGACGCCGCGCCCGCCGTCGTACCGGAGTCCACGCCGATCATCGACCTGTTCACGCCCTGCTCCACCAGCGGGGTCGCCGTCGCCGTCGTCGACGACGAGGGCGCGCTCCTCGGCGTTGTCCCGCGCGCCCGGCTCCTCGCCGTCCTCGGCGAGCCGATGAAACCCGCCGACGCCGGCGCCCCGGCCGGTACGCCGGCCGCGCAGGGCAAGCAGGACAAGGCGGTCGCCCGTGCCTAG
- a CDS encoding ABC transporter permease/substrate binding protein, with translation MPRLPLGDWVNSAVDFLQDHLAWLFDAAGSVVSGMYDGINAVLSAPQPLLLAGILAVLAWWLRSLSAGVLAFVGFALIDSIELWGEAMETLSLVLVATIIVLAVALPLGIWAARSKTVSSVIRPVLDLMQTMPAMVYLIPGVVFFGVGVVPGIIATIIFALPPGVRMTELGIRQVDGELVEAAEAFGTTPRNTLLRVQLPLALQTIMAGINQVIMLGLSMVVIAGMVGGGGLGGAVYRALGNIDIGLGFEAGLSVVILAVYLDRVTGALSLQVSPVGRRALAKARELAGGAKIWNHRPQPVVALAGVLVLALAAGGIGLFGGSSSSDTTDDAGNVGKGQKISMGYIPWDEGIASTFLWKEMLERRGYEVDAKQYEAGALYTGQAGGQIDIQTDSWLPVTHASYWAKYKDSLEDMGSWYDETSLEIAVPSYVKGIDSLADLKGKSSTFKGRIIGIEPSAGVMGLLKDKVLKAYGLDSEYKIVDGSTTGMLAELKRAYAKKEPVAVVLWSPHWAYDTYDLTKLADPKKAFGAENDGVHNLARKGFSEDNPRVADWLKNFKMTEKQLTSLEAGIQEAGKGEEQSAVRAWLKENPGAVDEWTPLGDGGATAKTAAAGAKDTGANDERQRAVEIGWFPWEEDIAATYLWKAVLEERGYKINLKQFELGPMYTAMARGQVDVQFDGWLPNAQKSYWDKYKNDLTQLGSWYGPTTREVAVPSYVKGVKSLDDLKGRGDEFKGRIVGIEPGAAMMDVLKKDILPGYGLGDEFKIVDASTPAMLAELKRAYAKKEPIAVALWTPHWAYSEYGLTKLEDPQKAFGDGDRLTTVAHKDFPANYPRLTEWFKDFKLSEEQLGSLENEIQKAGAGHEEAAVATWMGKNPGMVDTMAPL, from the coding sequence GTGCCTAGGCTCCCTCTCGGCGACTGGGTCAACAGCGCCGTCGACTTCCTCCAGGACCATCTCGCCTGGCTGTTCGACGCCGCCGGATCCGTCGTCTCCGGTATGTACGACGGCATCAACGCCGTGCTCTCCGCCCCGCAGCCGCTGCTCCTCGCGGGCATCCTCGCCGTACTCGCCTGGTGGCTGCGGAGTCTGTCCGCCGGTGTGCTCGCCTTCGTCGGCTTCGCCCTCATCGACTCGATCGAGTTGTGGGGCGAGGCGATGGAGACGCTCTCCCTGGTGCTCGTCGCGACCATCATCGTGCTGGCCGTCGCCCTGCCACTGGGTATCTGGGCGGCGCGCTCCAAGACCGTCAGCTCCGTGATCAGGCCGGTCCTCGACCTGATGCAGACCATGCCCGCCATGGTCTATCTGATCCCGGGCGTCGTCTTCTTCGGCGTCGGTGTGGTGCCCGGCATCATCGCCACGATCATCTTCGCCCTGCCGCCCGGTGTCCGGATGACCGAGCTGGGCATCCGGCAGGTCGACGGCGAACTGGTCGAGGCGGCCGAGGCGTTCGGCACCACGCCCCGCAACACCCTGCTCCGCGTCCAGCTGCCACTGGCCCTCCAGACGATCATGGCCGGGATCAACCAGGTCATCATGCTGGGCCTGTCCATGGTGGTCATCGCCGGCATGGTCGGCGGCGGCGGTCTCGGCGGCGCCGTCTACCGCGCGCTGGGCAACATCGACATCGGCCTCGGCTTCGAGGCGGGTCTCTCCGTCGTCATCCTGGCCGTGTACCTGGACCGCGTCACCGGCGCGCTCAGCCTCCAGGTCTCCCCGGTCGGCCGCCGCGCCCTGGCCAAGGCCCGGGAACTGGCGGGCGGCGCGAAGATCTGGAACCACCGCCCCCAGCCCGTCGTCGCGCTCGCCGGGGTGCTCGTCCTCGCGCTCGCCGCGGGCGGCATCGGCCTCTTCGGCGGCTCCTCGTCCTCGGACACCACCGACGACGCGGGCAACGTCGGCAAGGGCCAGAAGATCAGCATGGGGTACATCCCCTGGGACGAGGGCATCGCCTCCACCTTCCTCTGGAAGGAAATGCTGGAGCGGCGCGGGTACGAGGTCGACGCCAAGCAGTACGAGGCCGGCGCCCTCTACACCGGCCAGGCCGGCGGGCAGATCGACATCCAGACCGACTCCTGGCTGCCGGTCACCCACGCCTCCTACTGGGCCAAGTACAAGGACAGCCTGGAGGACATGGGGTCCTGGTACGACGAGACCTCCCTGGAGATCGCCGTCCCGTCGTACGTGAAGGGCATCGACTCCCTCGCGGACCTCAAGGGCAAGAGTTCCACCTTCAAGGGCCGCATCATCGGCATCGAGCCCAGCGCCGGTGTGATGGGCCTCCTCAAGGACAAGGTCCTCAAGGCGTACGGCCTCGACAGCGAGTACAAGATCGTCGACGGCTCCACCACCGGCATGCTCGCCGAGCTGAAGCGCGCGTACGCCAAGAAGGAGCCCGTCGCGGTCGTGCTCTGGTCGCCGCACTGGGCGTACGACACGTACGACCTGACCAAGCTCGCCGACCCGAAGAAGGCGTTCGGCGCGGAGAACGACGGCGTCCACAACCTGGCGCGCAAGGGCTTCTCCGAGGACAACCCCCGGGTCGCCGACTGGCTCAAGAACTTCAAGATGACCGAGAAGCAGCTCACCAGCCTCGAAGCCGGCATCCAGGAGGCCGGGAAGGGCGAGGAGCAGAGCGCCGTGCGCGCCTGGCTCAAGGAGAACCCCGGGGCCGTCGACGAGTGGACCCCGCTGGGTGACGGCGGGGCCACCGCCAAGACGGCCGCGGCCGGCGCCAAGGACACCGGCGCCAATGACGAGCGGCAGCGCGCGGTCGAGATCGGCTGGTTCCCCTGGGAGGAGGACATCGCCGCCACCTATCTGTGGAAGGCGGTCCTGGAGGAGCGCGGCTACAAGATCAACCTCAAGCAGTTCGAACTCGGCCCGATGTACACCGCCATGGCGCGCGGCCAGGTCGACGTCCAGTTCGACGGCTGGCTGCCCAACGCCCAGAAGAGCTACTGGGACAAGTACAAGAACGACCTCACCCAGCTCGGCTCCTGGTACGGCCCGACCACCCGTGAGGTGGCCGTCCCCTCGTACGTCAAAGGAGTGAAGTCGCTCGACGACCTCAAGGGCCGCGGCGACGAGTTCAAGGGCCGGATCGTCGGGATCGAGCCCGGCGCCGCGATGATGGACGTCCTCAAGAAGGACATCCTGCCCGGCTACGGACTCGGCGACGAGTTCAAGATCGTGGACGCCTCCACCCCGGCCATGCTCGCCGAGCTGAAGCGCGCGTACGCCAAGAAGGAGCCGATCGCGGTCGCGCTCTGGACCCCGCACTGGGCCTACAGCGAGTACGGGCTGACCAAGCTGGAAGACCCGCAGAAGGCGTTCGGGGACGGCGACCGGCTCACCACCGTCGCGCACAAGGACTTCCCGGCGAACTACCCGCGCCTGACCGAGTGGTTCAAGGACTTCAAGCTCAGCGAGGAGCAGCTCGGCAGCCTGGAGAACGAGATCCAGAAGGCCGGCGCCGGGCACGAGGAAGCCGCCGTCGCGACCTGGATGGGGAAGAACCCCGGCATGGTGGACACGATGGCCCCGCTGTAA